From the genome of Candidatus Omnitrophota bacterium, one region includes:
- a CDS encoding mitochondrial fission ELM1 family protein: MKKNSIIDYSAYIILRFFGPVLRAIPVPLALFLGRILGGIVYTFDHRHRCLVFANIKTAMGENMAPCQVKKITARFYAHLGQTVIELFLIPKVDRKYIDKYISFEGWENVDTAAKSDRPVIFLAVHAGNWELSNIICANLGINFSVFVRDQSLPHLDNLLNQHRQSKSCRIIHRENQLRQFIQILKDKESVGMTVDQGGKNGVLIDFLGKPSSMGIGAVKFARKYGALIVPVYFTRIKGPYQKVIVRPPIEPKHSQDEDRDMRDNLEHIVRILEKIVYQYPYDYLWLNKIWKYSNKKNILVLSDAKAGHLNQSRAAAELVQEVFLKKGITASVKIIPVEFKSKFKELLFKIGLLFSGPFSCQGCLWCLRAFLKDENYLDLWKEKPDVVISAGSSLAGINFLVARQNLSKSVAIMRPGFLSLSRFNLVIAPRHDRLAERKNVAITEGALNLVNAKYLKEQAEKFRKEFKLEGSNDNFLGVLIGGDSKGFFLDADKVSFVLEKVKEQAKVLGARILLTTSRRTSSKIEEAIREKLKDSPDAILIIANQNNFSFALGGILGLSSVVICSAESISMVSEAASSGKKVIVFQSPGLSDKHNRFLANLKKKGFISYVEPDKVKEEIENLFVKKDNPVLDDKKKITEILERTL, encoded by the coding sequence ATGAAAAAAAATTCTATTATAGACTACAGCGCTTATATTATTTTAAGGTTCTTTGGCCCTGTTTTAAGGGCCATCCCTGTGCCTTTAGCGCTTTTCTTGGGCCGGATACTCGGGGGCATTGTTTATACCTTTGACCATAGGCACCGCTGTTTGGTTTTTGCAAATATAAAAACCGCTATGGGTGAAAACATGGCGCCCTGTCAGGTAAAGAAGATAACAGCTAGGTTTTACGCGCATCTGGGGCAGACCGTGATTGAGCTTTTTCTTATCCCCAAGGTGGACAGGAAATACATAGATAAATATATAAGTTTTGAGGGGTGGGAAAATGTGGATACGGCAGCCAAAAGCGACAGGCCGGTTATATTTCTGGCAGTGCATGCCGGTAACTGGGAACTTTCTAATATTATCTGCGCTAATTTAGGGATTAATTTTAGTGTTTTTGTCAGGGACCAAAGCCTGCCGCATTTGGATAATCTTTTAAATCAACATCGGCAGTCAAAATCCTGCAGGATCATCCATCGGGAAAATCAATTACGCCAATTTATTCAAATCTTAAAAGATAAGGAATCTGTAGGCATGACGGTGGACCAGGGCGGGAAAAACGGCGTATTGATAGATTTTTTAGGCAAGCCTTCGTCTATGGGAATTGGAGCGGTGAAATTTGCCCGTAAATATGGGGCGTTGATCGTGCCGGTTTATTTTACGCGTATTAAGGGTCCGTATCAGAAAGTGATTGTCCGGCCCCCCATTGAACCTAAGCATTCTCAAGATGAAGACAGGGATATGCGCGATAACTTGGAGCACATAGTTAGGATCTTAGAAAAGATTGTTTATCAGTATCCCTATGATTATCTTTGGCTGAATAAGATCTGGAAATATTCTAACAAGAAGAATATCCTTGTCTTAAGCGACGCCAAGGCCGGCCATTTAAACCAATCGCGCGCTGCGGCAGAACTTGTGCAGGAGGTTTTCCTGAAAAAAGGTATTACCGCCAGTGTCAAAATTATCCCTGTAGAGTTTAAGAGCAAATTTAAAGAGCTTCTTTTTAAAATAGGGTTGTTGTTCTCCGGGCCATTTAGTTGTCAGGGTTGCCTTTGGTGCCTAAGGGCTTTTTTAAAAGATGAAAATTATCTTGATCTTTGGAAAGAAAAGCCCGATGTGGTTATTTCCGCGGGTTCTTCTCTGGCAGGGATAAATTTTCTTGTTGCCCGCCAAAACCTTTCTAAATCAGTAGCGATCATGCGCCCCGGTTTCTTAAGTTTGTCGCGTTTTAATCTGGTGATTGCCCCCCGCCATGACCGTTTAGCAGAAAGAAAGAACGTGGCAATTACTGAAGGCGCGTTAAACTTAGTAAATGCAAAATACCTGAAAGAGCAGGCGGAGAAATTCCGAAAGGAATTTAAGCTTGAAGGCTCTAATGATAATTTCTTAGGAGTTTTAATCGGCGGAGATTCAAAGGGATTCTTTCTTGATGCAGATAAAGTTTCTTTTGTCCTTGAAAAGGTAAAAGAACAAGCCAAAGTTTTGGGCGCGCGGATCTTACTTACTACTTCCCGGCGCACAAGTTCAAAAATAGAAGAGGCCATCCGTGAAAAATTAAAAGATTCGCCGGATGCTATTTTGATCATTGCCAATCAAAATAATTTTTCTTTTGCTTTGGGAGGGATTTTAGGTTTATCTAGTGTGGTTATTTGCTCTGCGGAAAGTATTTCTATGGTTTCCGAGGCAGCCAGTTCTGGAAAAAAGGTAATAGTTTTCCAAAGCCCGGGCTTAAGCGATAAGCATAATAGATTTCTTGCTAATTTAAAAAAGAAAGGTTTTATTTCTTATGTTGAGCCGGACAAGGTAAAAGAGGAAATAGAAAATTTATTTGTTAAAAAGGACAATCCTGTGTTAGATGATAAAAAGAAAATCACTGAAATTCTGGAGCGCACATTATGA
- the waaF gene encoding lipopolysaccharide heptosyltransferase II yields MNVLQVLPQLRVGGVETGTVDLARELVKLGHKAIVVSAGGELVKELEACGVKHYFLPVHEKSLWAIFKSTRALAEIIRKEEIDIVHARSRAPAWSAFFACRMTAAVFVTTCHGFYSKHPFSYVMGWGKRVIVLSNAIAHRMIHDFNVPHERVRLIARSVSLDKFQYADPGPKRKKVFNVGIIARITPIKGHMDFIKAMHKLSKHVPHLKIWIVGDAPESKLAYKEQLQVLVRRLGLWHCTDFLGVQRDIPGVLKGLDAVVLPTVTQEAFGRAIIEAQACGVPVVATKVGGVVDVIDDQKTGVLVPVSSPQAISEALLKIYKDKDFASSLAKAAYDKLKEKYTLELMVEKTLEVYKEALSEKRALIIKIGSIGDVILSTYAINQIRSKLPANYKISFLVGEKCRDLLFHCPYIEELLVCDFKNRDKGLKGLWRLGKRLRKSQFDMVIDLQNNRTSHLLSYLTLSLYRYGYSDRKFGFLLNRGVKQNKGHYPALEHQFKILEPLGIKLENPRLQVWPDQKDREYIEQFLGSQWLSYHQKLVGINLSASTRWQSKNLPLATIAKVCEQLEQKKIRVVVCGEEKDKMLAENLISIAKNAKVINACGKTSINQLASLIKKCAVFISPDSAPLHIASAAETSFVALFGPTDPKRHMHASGKYKLIRKDLSCSPCYKPHCAKARCMKMITAEEIVEAVEELL; encoded by the coding sequence ATGAACGTACTTCAAGTTTTACCACAGCTTCGTGTAGGGGGTGTTGAGACCGGCACCGTAGATTTGGCCCGGGAACTTGTTAAGTTGGGGCACAAGGCAATAGTTGTTTCAGCCGGGGGAGAATTAGTCAAAGAATTAGAAGCCTGTGGCGTAAAACACTATTTTCTGCCGGTGCATGAGAAATCTCTTTGGGCGATATTTAAGTCAACCCGCGCCTTAGCAGAAATTATCCGCAAGGAAGAAATTGATATTGTGCATGCGCGCTCTAGGGCTCCGGCATGGAGCGCTTTTTTTGCCTGCCGCATGACAGCAGCAGTGTTTGTAACTACCTGTCATGGTTTTTATAGCAAGCATCCCTTTAGTTATGTTATGGGCTGGGGCAAGCGCGTAATAGTTTTAAGTAACGCCATTGCCCATAGGATGATCCATGATTTTAATGTCCCTCACGAGCGCGTGCGCCTTATCGCGCGAAGTGTTTCTTTGGACAAATTTCAATATGCCGACCCAGGGCCCAAGCGCAAAAAGGTCTTTAACGTCGGGATCATCGCGCGCATAACTCCGATCAAGGGGCATATGGATTTTATAAAGGCAATGCATAAACTAAGCAAGCATGTGCCGCATTTAAAGATATGGATAGTAGGCGATGCCCCGGAATCAAAGTTAGCTTATAAAGAACAGCTGCAGGTTTTAGTGCGAAGGCTTGGGCTTTGGCATTGCACGGATTTCTTAGGCGTGCAGAGGGATATTCCGGGAGTGCTCAAAGGGCTTGACGCGGTTGTGCTGCCTACTGTTACCCAAGAGGCCTTTGGCAGGGCGATCATTGAGGCGCAAGCTTGTGGCGTGCCGGTTGTAGCTACCAAAGTCGGAGGCGTGGTAGATGTGATCGATGATCAAAAGACCGGGGTATTAGTGCCTGTATCCAGCCCCCAGGCCATATCAGAGGCGCTTCTTAAGATTTATAAGGACAAAGATTTCGCCTCTTCGCTGGCAAAAGCTGCTTACGATAAATTAAAAGAAAAATATACATTGGAACTTATGGTAGAGAAAACTCTGGAAGTGTACAAAGAGGCGCTTTCAGAGAAAAGGGCGCTTATTATTAAGATCGGCTCCATAGGAGACGTTATTCTTTCTACTTATGCCATAAATCAGATCCGCAGTAAATTGCCTGCAAATTATAAGATAAGTTTCTTAGTGGGCGAGAAATGCAGGGACCTGCTTTTTCACTGCCCTTACATAGAAGAACTTTTAGTTTGTGATTTTAAAAACCGCGACAAAGGCTTAAAAGGCCTGTGGCGTTTGGGTAAAAGATTAAGGAAAAGCCAGTTTGATATGGTTATCGACCTGCAGAATAACCGCACCAGCCACCTGCTTTCATATTTGACTTTAAGCTTGTATCGTTATGGTTATTCTGATAGGAAATTTGGTTTTCTTTTAAACCGGGGGGTAAAACAAAATAAAGGCCATTATCCTGCGCTTGAGCATCAATTCAAGATACTTGAGCCGTTGGGAATAAAATTAGAAAACCCGCGCCTTCAGGTCTGGCCAGACCAGAAAGACAGGGAATATATAGAGCAGTTTTTAGGTTCTCAATGGTTAAGTTACCATCAAAAACTTGTCGGGATTAATTTAAGCGCCAGCACCAGATGGCAGAGTAAGAATCTTCCGCTTGCTACCATTGCTAAGGTTTGTGAGCAGTTGGAGCAGAAGAAAATAAGGGTTGTAGTTTGCGGTGAAGAAAAGGATAAGATGCTTGCGGAAAACCTGATCAGTATAGCCAAGAACGCCAAAGTCATTAACGCCTGCGGCAAGACCAGTATTAATCAATTAGCTTCTTTGATCAAGAAGTGCGCGGTATTTATTTCGCCGGATTCGGCGCCTTTGCATATTGCTTCTGCGGCGGAAACTTCTTTCGTGGCTTTGTTCGGGCCAACTGACCCTAAGCGCCATATGCATGCTTCGGGCAAATATAAGCTTATCAGAAAAGATTTAAGTTGCTCGCCTTGTTATAAACCGCATTGCGCTAAGGCGCGATGCATGAAGATGATAACTGCTGAAGAAATAGTGGAAGCGGTGGAGGAGTTACTTTAG